The Haloarcula sp. DT43 DNA window TACGCGCCGCCGCGTTCCTCGACAAAGGCGGCACCGGCAAGACAACCACAACGGCCCACCTTGGCGTCGCTCTCAGCGAACAGGGCCACGATGTTCTCCTGATTGACCTCGCTGGGAAACAGGGCGACCTCGCTAAACACTTCGGAGTCTGGAGCCACTACCGAGATCAGATTGACAGCGACGAAGCATGGCCGAACATCAGCACGGTCTTCGATGATGCCTGGGACACCATCGCCGGGAAGCTTGGTGACGATGCGGTCGCTGATTTAGTCGTCGCGACTGATGAGGGACCAGACCTCATCCCCGCCCACCCAGGGTTAGATACGCTGGACGCTGAACTCGGCAACATCGACGACGCCCGCGAGCGGTACAGTCGCCTCGAGCAGTTCCTCGATGAATACGTCGATCCGCTCTCGTACGATGTCGTCCTCATCGACCTGCCGGGTATGACCAATAACGTCTCCTACAACGGCCTGTGGGCCGCTCGACATGTCATCACGCCTGTTGAGATGGGGCCATTCGAGGCTGAGCAGGCGAACGCTCTTCGCGAGGACCTCGAGAAAATCGCGGAGAACTTCGCGGTTGACATCGATCTCTCGCTCGTTCTCCCAAACAAGGTCGATACGCGGACCAATCTCGCCGAAGAATATCTTGAGTCGTTCCAGACGGCATATCCTGATGCGATTGCGCCTGCATACGTCCCGTACTCGCAGGACATCCGCAACGCGGCCGAGAGCGGTGAGACTGCCTTCGCGATAGCTGAACCCTCGACGACAGCAGACCGAGCTCGTGAGGCCTATCTCGAAGCCGCAGGAGCCCTCGTCGAACAACTGGAGAGTGAGACCGATGAGTGACGACCCCGATCTCGAGGACCTCAAAGCTCAGACCTCACAGGGCGACCGGCTGGACTCCGCAGCGAAGGAAATAGACCGGCAAAACCTCGTCGATGATATCGTCAATGAACTCGAGGCGATTGACGCCGGCGACCAGCAGAAAACGGTCAGCGTGTGGGATGGTCAACTTGCGGCGTTCATCCGGGCGCTCGAGGCCAACCCCGAACATCTGGATGCAGTCGGTGATGGCCTCCAGGAACAACTCGATATCGAGGAGACTGAGATTGATCGAAGCTCGGTCCTTCGGCTGGCACTGCGAGTGGGCTTCCAAGAAGCAGCCCCAGAGCAGTTCGAAGCCGTCCGGGAAGCGGTGCGAAGGCAAGCGACGAAGGGCCTATAGAATCCCCTATAGGATACGCTGTAGACTTGACTTTAGAATTTGCTATAGGAAAATAGCTATTTTAGACGGCAGAACAATCACTCGCGCATGGGACGGAATCCCAAATGCCCTCGCTGTGGTAGCTTCAACGTGACCCGAACACACGGAATGAAGAACTGCAAGGACTGTGGGAAAAGTTGGGAATAAAACTCCGGCTATCGGTGTGGTGGCGGCTGCTATAGCAACCGATAAATATTGACGGCGGCCAGTAGAATCTCGCTAAAATAGGGGACCGCCCCATATAGGATAAGCTATAGGATTTACTATAGCAATTTCTGTAGGCAGGGTAGAGATTCTATATCGTCATATGAGGTTTATCTGGTGACAGACCATGTCAGGCTGGTCAGCCACAATCAGTGCTCGAAGGAAACCCCAGCTGTGCCCTCAAACCCACACCGTGGACAGGAAATCGACAGGCCCTCAATAGCCGCCGACTCGACGCGCTGGAGGACACCCTGGCAGATGAACTTCGAGCACGCTGGACACTCGACAGACTGCAGCGCAACTGGTTTCGCGTGGCGTAGGCAGTCCTTGCACCCGGAATAGGCGGGCACGACCGAATTGCACCGGGTAATCCGGTACGTCGACCCCTGGTTTCCAGCGCCACAAGCGGGTTCGGCTTCGCCGTAGGCGGCTGCCTGCGGATCTGGGAAATGGTACTTCTTGGCCTTGCCGCCGCTGACGACCACCCACGGGACCCGCTGGTTCAGCACCTCTATCTCGTCGACATCGAAGGCTTGCCCGTCTTCAGTCCAGTCCGGCGACTCGAGGGCGTGGAGCGACGTTTCGTAGTGCTCACCGTAGCTCACCAGTTTCAACCCGAACACCGAGGACCTGCTGTTCAGGCGTAGCACGCGCTTGGACTCGCGGGCGTCGGCCGGGTCGTCGATGGTCCGCTCGACGACATCTGTCACGTCCCACGTTCGTGTGTCGTCGTTGACCACGAGCACATCACCCTCCTCGATTCCCTGGAGTGTCTCCACCAGCGCCGGGTCGGTGCTGGCGTCGGGGGTCTCAGTGACACCCATCAGTCGTCACCCGGCACCGTGTCGGGATGGGCGTTCCAGAGCCGGCGGGCGGGGCCGTTCTTCGGCGGCGTTTCGTAGTCGATATCGTGGCGGTCCAGCACCCGGTAGATTGAGCGCTTCGAGACATCGTGTGCGGTGGCGAGGTCGACGACATCGAAGCCAGCCTCGAGGGCTGCTTCGAGATACGACGCCGACGTGTAGGCGTCCGGCGAGAAGTCATCCAAATCGAGCGCAGCGACCAGTTCGGCCTGGCACTCGTGCATCGTAGTCTGTGAATCGTGGTTAGTCATAGCCGTATATGTCAAGTTAACTAGCCGGATTTCCTAGAGTGTTTCGGGGGAAACGACGCGAGTGAGCACCAGCGAAATAGCGGCAAGGAATGTCCGTACCATCCCCCTCCCCCCTTCACTCTATTTAATACCCGCGCGTGCAGGGGGCGCAATTGGGAGCCAGCAGTTCGAAGCCGCTACCGGCGGATTCTGAGACCGCCGATATATTCGAATACTGAAAATGAGGTGCTGCAGTGCGAGGGCTAATCTTACGGGGCAATTGGCGTATCACTGCCGGTGTCAAGTCCCAGCAGTGGGACGTCACCGGAAAACTCGAATTCATCGTACCAGACGGTGGGCCGTTTCGCTCGTCCCTCATCCGTGAGTTCGATCAGGCCATAGTCAGCAAGTTCGTGGACGTTCTCAGTCACTTCGGGAGGATGTCGGTCGACGATGCGGGCGAGTTCACGGATGCTGTCCGGTTCGTGTTCCACGATCGCCTCTAAGAGTTTCAGATTCGTCGGTCGGAAGAGACGGCCGAACGTCGCGAGGCTTTCGATACTCAGTCGAGACGGGTTTGCTTCAACGTCTTCCCCCGCGTCGATAGCCGAAAGGGTCTCCTCAAGGCCGCTACGGTCGGGGCGCGTACCAATCGTGATGTGGAGTGTTCGGGTCATGGGTTCGTGTGTGAGTGTGGGTTGATACCAGTCGATGCGTTTCTCGGGCGGGAGTGCAGCACGCCACGCTTGATACAGTGGCTGGAGTCCATCGAACTCGAGTTCGAAGACTTGTCCCGCGATGTGCAGTTCATGTGGCCCGTGGTGGTTGTCGAACCGGATGATGGGGTCCGCCGCACCAGCCTCACCGTAGTGGAATGCGTACTTCACGCCGTCTGGGTACTGGTTAGACTCGGGAACCTCGAGGACCGTACGCGAGCGACAGTTCCGTCATCGTAGGCCTGAATCTCATCTTCCAGCACCACGACATCATCGCCCATCGATAACTGTTAGTTTGTACCCTAACAATAAGAACGTTAGGGTCTAAGCTAACAATGAGGCAATGCCGACTCATCACCTGAGTGTCTATATCAGCTAACCCACTGCAACCGATACGTATCTGCTGAATACAGGGAGATTTCACCAGGGAATATACGCATCAAGTGCCTGATCCAGCGACTGACCAATATAGACGCGCCGCTCACGGAGGAGACCGTCCGCATACAGATGGCTACAGAAGCCGATAAGAAACGAACCAGCAAACACACCTGAAACTAGTAGAGGGTACGGCGCTCTCGCAGCAGCAAGAAGCGTCACACCGGCACTGTAGAGGCCTACGGAGACAACAACGCCGGTCGGAATCTGGTGACAGAGCCCTCTATGGTCCATTTTTTGCAAGAGTTCTGGAAGTAGTAGGTACGTCCCACACCCCAGAAGCAAGGGAAGTACGACGGCAGCTTCTCCGGCGAGTGGACCTGCCAGCGGCGATGAGACGAACCGGTTGGTGAGAGTGACGAGATGTCGGAGATTCACATGTAGAACAACAAAGGAGACACCGATCACCAGCCACGTCACGGTGGGCAAAAAATACCGATAGGGCTTGGAATTCGGCTCATCGAGGTCAGGAGCTGCCGCTCCAATCAATGTCGCTGGCAGACTTCCACCGGCAGCGCCGAGAATAACGACCGGAGGGAGCCCTGCTTGGGTACTGAGGCCAAACACTACTACAGCGACAGCGTGGGCAGCAACACCAATCCGCATGTGTTTCTCGTATCTCATGGCTACTGCTCTACGTCAACGAGGTACCCCCGCAACACGTCCCGACCGAGTCGGAGCGGTGCCGAAAAGTTCGCTCTGTCAGTGACGCTGGCTTTGATTTCGTGCTTTTGGTTTTTGACCACCACTGTGAGATGGATGATCTCGCGCGTATCGCTATCGTCTGTACTCGACCGGAACACCGCCTCATCGATTGGTTGTAGAATACCGATTGACTCGGCTAGCGAACGGTCGACACACGTCCGTTTGGCACCGGTATCGATTCGGGCATCGACCTCGGCGGAGTCCGTGGCTCCGAATAGAGTGGCCGTCTCCACCGCGCCGAGAACGGGTTTCGCTGTATGGAGTGCTGTCATGGGCTCTCCCCTCCGAGATATGCGAGTACCGCCAATGCGACCTCTCGGCCGACCGTCTTCCGGTGGATCTGCGAAATTCGGGGCGTGACTTCTATCTGGAGACCACTCGCTCCGTCCCGAGTCATCCAGTTGACGATGTTTTCGTGGCTCGCCCCCATCATCGAATGCTGGCTCAGATCAGTGATGTAGTCATATTTCGACGGGAGCGCATCATCGAGCCGGCCGGCGACTCGGTTACGTAGGTCCGACCCAGCCCGTCCACCGACGAGTACCTTCGGACTCTCGTCATTGTTTGGGACATCGTGAAGGTGGAAGGAAACGGCTAGGTCGTAGTGACGGGCAGCAACCTCCCGGAGCTTTGGGAACGAACGTAGATGCATGGACGAGGATCCGACGTGCCAGCGGCCGAAGTTTTCCTTCCCGTAGCCACGAGCTGTGTAGACATCGGTGGGGATGCCGTACTCCTTGCACTTTTTGTGAAACCAGTCGGCACTCTCAGTGGTGTTTGCCTCGATGTCGCCGCCGTGGTACGCCATCACCAGAATGTCGCTGGTGTAGTCGTCGATATGGAGCGTCTCGGTGAACTCGTTGCGCCGGCGAGCCTCCGGGAGTGTAAGAGTGTTATCGGGCACCTGGTCACGGAGTTCAGCCTCGAAGTCGCCCTCGTCGCTGATGTATTGCCGGCCATTGGGGCCCAGTTCGACGCGTTCGTCGTCTGAGTCGGTAATCGCGGCCACGTGGTACGCGGCGATGTAGCGACCAGTAGCGACACGCTGTGGTGAAGCGTTCGGCTTCGCGAGGGCGACTTGCTGGCCTTCGACAATCTCCAGTTCCGAAGCAATACTCTGGCTAATCGTGATGCTGTTCTTGGTATCGTGTAACAGTGACGAACCGTCTGCGTCACGGGCGAGGACGTGTGTCGTGTTGTGGGTCATAATTGATCTTATAGACAAGTGGTTTGGTCAGCAGCATCTCCGCGAAGAGGTGAGAATGAAGAGCCAATCTCATTGGCCCATATCTTGATGAAGACGAATCTGCTTCGGTTCGGTTTCCCCCGAGAATGCACGAATGCGGACCAGATACTCGTTCAACTGACGCTTCACTTCCTTGCCATCGTCGGTGATCGTCCACTCGTCGGGGCCGGAGCCTCCATTCACACCGATGACGAAGGCCGTGTTCCGCTGTGTCTGCCAGATCTTCTGGGTGAACCGCTTGTCCGCTGGACTCTGAAATGGGCGGCCACTAACCGGATGGGAGTGGCATCCACCGGCTAGCCGATGGCCAATATCCTTACGCTGGTTCGCGAGGAGTCGGAGGTGCTTGAAGAACCCGGAGGTGAACGAAATCGACTTTTTCCGACTCTTGAGGAAGTCAGGATGGTCAATGACATGGTGGTGGCGGATGAGTCCATCTTCGTCGGCATAGACGACCGAGTAAACCTCGCGGTTTGGCGTGGCGGTCGCCTGGTATGCCAGTTCATTCAGGACGTGTTCGGCAACGTCCACGACTGACGGGTCGCACGACGCAGGCGCCTCACCGAACGGAACGATACCATAGCCGTCATCCGCATCGTAACTGGGGCCTGGTGCCACCGAAGAGGTCGGGCCCTCGTCGTCAGGCGTCCCCGGAGTGGGTTCATCAGGCGCCGTTGAAGAACTGGTCGCAGAGTCATCTCCGGCATCGGTGTCACCAGATTTCGGGGTCCCTCCCGTCGAACCGGAACGGCCGGACGACGAATGTGACGCAGTATCGGAATCACCGCCACCTTCCCGGTCTGACGTCGAGTCGTCGTCTCCATCTGAAGAGGGGTTCTTCGAGGTGTCGTCTGATGGCGTCTGCCCGGGGCCGGTATCGGTACCGAAGTCCATATCGGCACCCGCAGGTGGTAGAGCACCATCTTCACCGGAAGACCCGTCGTCGGGTCTGCTATTTTCAGGTGGATTCGGGGTTTCAGCGGAGGTGTTACCGGAATCCGGCACCTCATCGTCCGTTTCCGGAGCCTCCTCACTCGGTGACTGCGAGCTATTTTTTGCGTCCCCAGAGTCAGCATCGTTGCCGTCTTCATCCACTGGCCGTCCAGCGTGCGAGTCAGCCGACGAATTCCGTTTCTCGGGGCCCGACTGGCCAGTTGAGGGGGAGTCGTCATGGCTCTCAGACGACTGTTCAGCGCCTTGAACAGGCATATCTTGATCAGTCCCGTCTGCAGTCGGCGAGGAATTATCCGGGCTGTCATCCGGCCGGCCATGGGCGTCCCCAGGAGCCATTGCCGTCCCGACAGGGCTTCCATCATCGTCGGTTTCACCGTCGACAGTCCCGCCGGAAACTGGCTTGCCACCAGTCGTTTCGGGAGTGTCGTGACCAACGTCGGGCATAGTCTCGTGGCCCGGTGGAGTCGTATTTTCCCGACCAGCTCGCGATGACGCCTCCGTGCCTTCGGTGGCGGCCGAGGATGAGGTGTCTTCCCCGGTATCAACTTCGGGTGCACCGCCATTCTGTGTTACCCCCCGATCGGTCTCTGGTCGATCACCTGCGTCAGAACCGTCAGGCCTGGAACCAGAGCTGGGGGAATACTCATTTCCCTCTGCCACCGGGTCCTCGCTCCCATTGCCTGCCTGGTCGTGTTCCACGATGTGGTCCGGCAGTTCGATTGCGTTATCGAAGACGAACCCCGCAACGTGAATTTTCTCGGCGTCCCACTCGATAACGTCGATGACTGGAGCGTAGGACGAGAGGATGTCGCGTGCCCGATCCGTCCATTCCGGTGGCGCGGACACCGTGATGAAATCCGGCTCAGCCCGGGCGAGCGGGTGGAGTGGTTCGCCTTTGTGACCACGGAGGTCCTTCAGCGTTGCTTGACTCGCCGCTTCGGGACCCGGCGGCTCTGGCGCCGGAATAGTGAACGTCCGAGCCGAGCCCAGGCCGGAGACACCGTTGGTCTGGATGAGCGCCGGCAGGTATTTCAGCACTTCCTGCAGGGCGTCCTCATGATGGGGGGCCACGACCAGCATGGTGTCGTAGACAGCCGACAGTCGGTCGACCGTCGTTTCGTTGTACGTAATCCCAACCAGAACGGGGCCGACGTCCCGACGGAGAACGGTGAGTTCCTGGGGAATTCCCTCAAGGGTCGCCGCCATAGGGCGGCGAATCGGCGCCACGATACCGCTGGCGTCCGGGAGCGGGTGCTCTTCTCCCTCCCGCATGAGCGTCTTGACGAGCGTATCGACTTCTCGCTCGCCATCGGCCTCCGCAACGGACATCTCCGGACGGGATCGGGTCACGGCGGATGACGCCGTGGGTGCGTCGGAACTTGACTCGACGGTATCTACGGCATCAACGTCACTGAGCGAAACAGCATCCAGACGACCCTGTTCGGCGGGTTCACTCGCTTCAGCTTCATCGTCGGAGCCTTCCCCGAAGAAGGAGAACCCACCGACGAGCCACAACAGGGAGGCGCTCTCCCCGGTGGAGATACCGTACACACCCACGCCGATGAGGAGGGCACCGGTTAGTATCATCATCGCAACCGCCTCTCGAGCGCCAACGTGTGGCCGTGGCAGTCCCTGAGACTGGCGCTCAGCCGTCTGTGCTTGGACCTCCGCCTCGTCACTCTGCACGTCTTCGTCGTCACGTAGGTCGATGAGTTGAATATCGTCTACCATTGGTTTGATATCTGAAATTACGACTGAATCGGTGTACAGGCTATTCGTCCTCGAGTCGCGGACCAATGTGCTCGGTCCAGAACTTCTCCCAGCGACCGATTGCTGCCGAACTCTTCTTGATCCCAAAGGTATCTGCGTGAGATTTCCATACCTGGTGGAGTGGCGAACTCGAGTCGCGAATCTCGGCGTCCACGTAGTCAGCACCTGCTTGGCGGACGTGTTGGTTGATCCAGTTCGCGTCAAGCGGCCAAAACGCCACGCAGTAGGCGTTCTCGACAGGGGCAGAGATAACACGGAGGTCCTCGTGCTGCCCCAGTTCGACATCTTCAGGGACGACAGCGAACTTGTCGGCCTCAGCAAGGGTGGGGGCAGATTCATCTGCCTCAATATCACCGTTTTCGAGGGCCCACGGAGCCCACTGGGTCGCGGAGAACCAGGGCTCGAGCGAGTTCGCGGCCCGCTGGATTGCGGGGTTGAGGTCCATGTCGGCGCGGCCGCCACGGGGGACCGTTTCTAGTGCCATGGTCCAGTAGCCGAATCCGCGGTTCGCCACGTCGGTGTGGGCTATCACGGCAAGGGTCTTGGCCAGTTCTGGCGTGACAGCTTCCATGCCGACCTCCTGCGCTCGGTGGTCGACAAGGATTGCCGGCGCATCCATCATCGCCACACCGGCACCTGCGAGAATCGCGTTCTGCGGGTACTTGTACAGGCCGCTGGGAGACGTCTTGTGCGACGGGATCACGACATCGATGGTCCCCTCGAAGGCGAGGTCGACATCGCAGAGCTTGTACAAGGGGAACCCGGTGCCGAGTGCGCAAGGCACCAACGCGTGGTCGGCCTCTCGGGACAGGGCCAGTAGCGCCTTCTCTATGCGAGGCTTCATAATCGGTTCGACGTCCTCGACGCGCAGGAGGTTGCGACCAAGGTCGACATCGAGAAGTTCTCCCTCCTCGTCTTTCACCCCCTCGCTGGGGATATATAGGCCAACACGCTCGCCGGCCGCCTCGCGGTACTCGGCGGTGGCAACGGCGAACGTGTTCGGGGGGTAGAATTGCCCGACGTTCGTCTTTTCGAGGAGATCGTCGGCAGAGTCGACCACCATCTCACCGCCGTCGGTCTGCATCTCTTTATTCGCGCCGTCGTTGTTTTTGAGCTTGTTCTTCAGGTAATCTATCGTGTTATGTAGGTCAGTCATGTATTGTCCTCACCGAAGGGGCGAAGGGGTTTCCGTCGTCTCAGTATCGCCGTCGTCGTCGTTGTCGGCAGAGTCCGGTGTCTGGCCTTTACCTCGGAGGTATCCGAGATAGCCAGCGATGCTCAGCAGCGCGAGCAACGCCCCGGTCACAACGGCAGCGGACATCCGCAGCGGAGTCAGGCGATTCGCCCAGCGGACGGTCTGCATAGGAGGTAGTTCCGACTCAACAGTGGAGTTGAGGTCCTTCGCCGTCTGATAGCGGTTTCGAGTCTCCTGCAGGCCACTAGCATTTTCTACTCGAATCTGCCGGGCCTGCTGACGGAACTGAGACATCTCTGCGGAGTTGTACCCAGCTGCCTCGCGTGCGTCCAAGTAGTCAATAGTCGCGTTGAGATATCGATGCGCGCCGAGGTTGTAATGCCGGTTGAGCGCAGATCGGGCCTGTTCACGAGCCACCTGCCAGTGCTCACTGGCGTTGTCATAATTTGCGCGACTGTAGCTGATATTTCCCTGCTCAATCCGCGTACGCACCGTGGTGATAGTACTCTGATCAACCGAAACCACCGGGCTCTCGTCGAGCCTCTGGAGTTCGGCTAACCTCTCAAGAGCGCGTGCCCGTTGGTCAACGGCCTCATCAGGGCTAGTACTGGGCAATCCAGCACCAGCAACAGAAGACTGTTGACTAGCGATAACAACACTGCCAGAAGCACTCATCGCGCCAGCCAAGGGCGCACAGAGAATGAGCAGCACCAAAATCGGTGAGCGCAGATGTTTCATTCGCTTCTCACCTCCAGAAACTTTGCCAGAGCGAGAGCTGTGCTGTTGAACGGAATAGTGCTCGGACGTTTTGCAACTCGTCGTGACATCAACTGAGCGAACGGGGAATATCGGTAAAAAGCCCTGAGAGCGGTCGAATTCGAGGACAAATAAGATAATCGTTACAAGCGAAAAACAGGCTGTACGCCTGTTTAGATTTCATAGGTGCCCACTTTTGCTAAGGGCATACTCACGGTAAGAAGCAAGTTCAAATCCGATTTGAATTAGGCCACTGATTTATTCTGAACAACGAGAACAAGCCGATTTCAGCGAACGGAACTCATGAGCCAAGTTGGACACATCTTGTGCTGAAGCAACCGCGAGCACGGACTGGTGGGGTTCGGTAGTATCGTGAGCGTAAATCATAAACTGAGATTCTGTAACAGCGACGCTCGTTGTCCGTTTTTCTACGGTGTATAGGACATTATCCGCTATATCCTCAGGTTGCGTCCAGCGGTACCATATCGGCTGAGAGGCAGAAGGGGACCAGTCATCAACTGTGGATTCCGAAACCGAAGACTCAGTTAGGAGTACCTCAGCTCGAACTTCTTCTTCAGCTAAAACAGCTCGATGAGGTGGTAGGGGATCAATGAGCACTGCATCACTGTCTTCTCGGACACCGCGCAAGAACCGTTCAGCACCTTGGTTCCCGGTAAACGCTGATCCAGATACGCAATCAGCCACCTCTAGGAATGACGGCGAAATAACTGTCTCATTCCACGAAGGTAGTACAGTGAATAGAGGGCTCCAATCTTGAGTTGTGGTTGCAACGTTCGTTAGAGCGGAGCAGGCGTGGTGGACTTCTTTTCCGAATTCTGTTAGAGTGTAGTCGTCGTGATCGTCGTTGACAAGCCCGTATTCTACAAGCTTGTTGAGATGCGCCTCTTCTTCTTTAAATGCGCGCTCAGGATTTATTTCTGAGTCATTGAGAGCCATAAAATATGCATATGTATCGGGAGATTCTGCAAGGCACGAGAGTAATTCAGTTGTGGACTTAGCTTGTGGCCGATGGATTGATTTATTTGATTTACCCATTGCGATCAATTTTCCGAAGAGATCGGTCATACTGTGCGACAGTATCAAACAACTCGTTAGCCCAGTCAAGAATATCTGGGTGGGTGGACTTCATCGTCACATGATAGCTGTCTGACTTCGCGCCTTTCCCCCAGAGGAATACTGTGCTTTCCTCAGTTGTGTCATATTCAAACACCCCGAGTAGGTATGGGAGACGAAGTTCAAGTCCCCGGATCCGGATATCGTCAGTCGGATCGTTCAAATCAATGAGTTCATCCAGAGTGTTTGCATCACCGGAGTTGTTCAACCCGTGTGGACCGAGGATCATTTGTACTTCAGTATCAGTCTGAGTGTAGTTTTCGAGTACCGGAAGCGAAGGGACGAGCCACGGGGTGAATATCTTTATTTTCGTTGCATTCGAGCAACACCGCCGACATTTCTGGCGTGGTATAGTTTCCGCCTCCGGATCCTCTTCCCACTGGATAGTAGTCGGTGCAGACCCATCCTCAAACCAGTCGTCATTAGGGATATTGACCGCTTCGAAGGAGAACGCATCGAACGGTGGAAGCCACTGAGAGCGGAGTTCCGGATTGGCCGGATCGTCTGGTATGTGTCGAGTCTGGTCTGGAAAACCACGAAGTAGTCGACCAACTGGAACGCGATATTGTGCGGCGCGGGCGAGAGTTCTAAATCCTTCTTCAAACTCTTTTCCGAGTTCAGTTAACCCGTATTGCTTGTCACCCTCATCCGTTTCTTTTTCATATATCATTCCCTTGGAAATAAATGAATTTATGTTACTTCTACGGAACGCACCCTTGGGGAAGGTATCGATCAAATCATTGTTGTTGACCCCACTCGCAAACAATTCCATGAACCAAGGCCGCGCGTTTGACTGAGCACCACCAAACATTCCAAACTCATTGCTAATGATCTCTGATCTCTTCTGTGGATTGTCGGACCCAACTATAATGTTATCAGCCGGTGGGTCTCCATCATGATTAGAATTTCCTGAGGCTTCCCCCTTGTCAAAAGCCATATTTGACATTCATGGTGTTCTTATACAAAATAATGGCTTGTGATAGGCTCACATGATTAGTAGCGAATAACAAAACTTGAGAGCAGACGCTAATGAAGCTGGCACCTGCAGAACAGCCATCTTAGCGGTTTTAATCAGTTGGAGTTCGTCACATCGGCACCGCAACTACAACCTCCGCCACCACACCCACCGCCACCGCCACATTTCAACACTGCTCCGGATGCGTCATCTAGTTGACTGCCTCCATCATCCGGTGATAGTTGACGTATCGACAGGTCGAGTCTGTCCGGCTTATCGTTGCTCATATTTATACGTAGAATACGATCCGTGATATTCTTTTGCTTTTTTTGCAACAGAGATATATTCAAATCAACGTTCGGATTCGTTTTGTACTACACCGATATTCAAATTTTTATTTTAAGTATGCCCGAGCAGTTGGATAGTACGTCCTGTGTTAATGCGCTCAGCCGATTCAACTTTGGATGCAAGTTTAGCTTCAATCTGATCGATCCAGTATCCATCAGAGGGAAACCCTGCGGTTAACAGTATTTGATCGGTATGTTTAATTATATCTTCCAGGCGTGTTTCAATTACCTCTGGTATAAGATCAAAGTATGGATCTAAAACAGCGATATCAAACTGTCG harbors:
- a CDS encoding ParA family protein — translated: MTETLRAAAFLDKGGTGKTTTTAHLGVALSEQGHDVLLIDLAGKQGDLAKHFGVWSHYRDQIDSDEAWPNISTVFDDAWDTIAGKLGDDAVADLVVATDEGPDLIPAHPGLDTLDAELGNIDDARERYSRLEQFLDEYVDPLSYDVVLIDLPGMTNNVSYNGLWAARHVITPVEMGPFEAEQANALREDLEKIAENFAVDIDLSLVLPNKVDTRTNLAEEYLESFQTAYPDAIAPAYVPYSQDIRNAAESGETAFAIAEPSTTADRAREAYLEAAGALVEQLESETDE
- a CDS encoding HVO_A0114 family putative DNA-binding protein, coding for MTRTLHITIGTRPDRSGLEETLSAIDAGEDVEANPSRLSIESLATFGRLFRPTNLKLLEAIVEHEPDSIRELARIVDRHPPEVTENVHELADYGLIELTDEGRAKRPTVWYDEFEFSGDVPLLGLDTGSDTPIAP
- a CDS encoding putative ATP-dependent zinc protease — translated: MTALHTAKPVLGAVETATLFGATDSAEVDARIDTGAKRTCVDRSLAESIGILQPIDEAVFRSSTDDSDTREIIHLTVVVKNQKHEIKASVTDRANFSAPLRLGRDVLRGYLVDVEQ
- a CDS encoding poly-gamma-glutamate hydrolase family protein, producing MTHNTTHVLARDADGSSLLHDTKNSITISQSIASELEIVEGQQVALAKPNASPQRVATGRYIAAYHVAAITDSDDERVELGPNGRQYISDEGDFEAELRDQVPDNTLTLPEARRRNEFTETLHIDDYTSDILVMAYHGGDIEANTTESADWFHKKCKEYGIPTDVYTARGYGKENFGRWHVGSSSMHLRSFPKLREVAARHYDLAVSFHLHDVPNNDESPKVLVGGRAGSDLRNRVAGRLDDALPSKYDYITDLSQHSMMGASHENIVNWMTRDGASGLQIEVTPRISQIHRKTVGREVALAVLAYLGGESP